Within Pseudomonas brassicacearum, the genomic segment CGAAGGACGGTGGAGCCGGGATAGCAATAAGCGTCCTCGCCGACTCCATATTTGTCAGGCATCAGGTTCTGGTCTGGGTGAAGGCCTTCAAGACCTCTTCACGCGTTGGCATTTTGCGTTCGCCGTCCGCGAAGGTCGTTTTGAAACCTTCCAGACGGAGGCTGGCCGCGTAGTTGGATCTACGCGTCCTGGCGGCATAGGCCTTTTTGGTTTCAAGGCTGACATTGCCCATGGGCTGGACCTCAAATCGCGCTGGTGGGCGGATTATAGCCCATCCTGTTGGCGTGGCCTATGTTGCGGCCTGGACGAAAAGCGTTGGGCGCATTCGTTTCGAGATTTGTCCTTGTCGCCCATAGCTGCGCTGCCCAATCCATAGCCGGACACTCTCATCGGAAATTTCCCTCAAGCCGCGTCGCTCCCCGCTGACTATCCACCCAGTCACCCCGTGCGCTAAGTTTTCTCCGTCGCTGCAAATTCAGCGGCAGGGTGTGGAAGCCCTTACTCAAAGGCGCGTAGCGCCGCAAAATTTAAAGCAGACACTTTTCTTATGTCTGCTGTTAAATTACGGCGGCTGTACGCGGGGCGTCCTAGGGCGCGCCGGGTTCCTGAGTGCCGGTCTTCCACACCCGCGTACAGCTGCCACCCATCATGTGGAAGTGATGCTGGCAGATATTTCTCTTACTCAGGAAGTTAGCCAATGAAAAAGCTCACCCCCAACCCTCCGAAAACCACAGCCAATCCAAGGTGGTTTTCGTCTAGCGTCACCCAAGAATATCTCCTGCCAAATATCCGAATCTCGATCCCTGATTCGCTCCCTTTGCCTGCGGCATCCCAATCCGCCACTGGCCTTTCATCCCCGCAGGAGTAACCCCTCATGTCCCGCTACATGCCTATCACTGGTATCGAAAACAATTTCCACGCGCTCCTGATCGACACAGAAGCGCCGCTGGACGTGCTGCACGACACCGCCGCTTACCGCATCGCCGCTGTCACTCAGTTGCTGGAAAACCTCGCCATGCGTTCCGACATCAGTACGGACGCCGTGATACTTCATGATTTTGCCCAAGTGCTAGCGATCCCCCTGCGCGATGGGTGTGATTTGCTGGATGTGATTGGGCGGCGATTGCAGGCGCAGGTCTTGGCTTTGTAATGGAAGTGGGCGATCTCATAAGGTCGCCTGCCTGACTCATCATCCCTTGCAGCCAGCGATTGTGGGAGCGAGCCTGCTCGCGATAGCGGTGGGTCAGTTTGCAGGATGCTGGCCGTGCTGATGCCTTCGCGAGCAAGCCCGCTCCCACAGGTTAGTCGGCGTTTCGATGAGTTTGCTTATATCCCCCCTGGGGGGATAGGATGGCGGGGTAAATTCATCGAAACCCAAGGCTCAAACCATGACTGAGCACGACCACGAACATCCCCACCAAAGCCATGCGGCGATCATCAAGCGGCTCAAGCGCGCGGACGGTCATTTACGCAGCATTATCACGATGATCGAAGAGGGGCGTGAGTGCGTGGATATCGCCCAGCAGTTGCATGCGGTGGAGAAAGCGGTGTGCCAGGCCAAGCGGACGTTGATCCAGGATCACATCGATCACTGCCTGGAGGACACCGTTTCGTCGTTGCATAAAGGCGAGCGCGCGCCGCTGGAAGCCTTCAAACAAATCACCAAGTATCTCTAGGCCCGACATGCCCAATTTTGCTGAATTGCTGCAACAGGGTGGCACTCACGCCTGGTTGTATTTCCCCAGCGCTATCTTGCTGGGCGCCTTGCATGGCCTGGAACCGGGTCATTCGAAAACCATGATGGCGGCGTTTATCGTGGCCATTCGGGGCTCGGTCAAGCAGGCGGTGTTGCTGGGCTTGGCGGCGACGCTGTCCCACACCGCGGTGGTGTGGTTGGTCGCCATCGGCGGCATGTACCTGGGCCAGGGGTTGGACGCCGAAACCTCCGAGCCATATTTCCAGCTGGCCTCTGCCGCGCTGATCATTGCCATTGCGCTGTGGATGCTGTGGCGTACCTGGCGCGGCGAGCAGATGTTCAGGTTCGCGCAAAGTCATGAACACCATCATCACGATCACGATCATCACCACCACGAACATGACCACGGGCATCCCGAACCCAAAGGCCTGGTGCTGTCGCTGGAGGGTTATCAGGACGCCCACGAACAGGCGCATGCCAACGACATCCGCAAGCGCTTCACCCATCGGGAGGTCAGTACGGGCCAGATCATAATGTTCGGCCTGACGGGCGGCCTGATTCCTTGCCCCGCGGCCATTACCGTGCTGCTGCTGTGCCTGCAAGTCAAAGAGGTCGCGCTGGGCGGCCTGCTTGTTCTGTGCTTCAGCATCGGCCTGGCGATGACCCTGGTGACCGTGGGGGCTGCAGCGGCCATTGGTGCAAGGCAGGCGTCCAATCGCTGGCCTTGGCTGGGCACCGTTGCGCGTCGGGCACCTTACCTGTCCAGCGTGTTGATCATCGGCGTCGGTCTCTACGTGGGTTTCCACGGCTGGATCGGCTTGAGCGCGTAGCCTCCACCGATCAGTTCGCACCTTCTGGCGCAGAGGGTGCGCTGCCCAGCCGCTGCAAAGAAGCGCCTTCCAAGGTCTTCCACAGCTTACGCATCGTTGGGTTGCGATTGGCAATCGCACAGTACGAGCGAATCTCCAGGCGCGTTGAAGTGCGTTGCGTTGGCGCAAAAGGCACCGCTCTGTGGGAGCAAGGCTTGCCCGCGATGAAGCTGACGCGGTCTTCCGAAGGCCAAGGTGTCTGCATCGCGAGCAAGCTTTGCTCCCACGGATGAATCAACCAGCCTTGGCCGGCCTGCGCAATGCCGCAATGTCCCGCTTGGGCGGCACGCCAAACAAGCGGGCATATTCGCGGCTGAACTGGGAAGGGCTTTCATAACCCACCTTGAAGGCGGCACTCGCCACGTCCATGTGCTCGGCACCGCTCTGTGGGAGCAAGGCTTGCCCGCGATGAAGCTGACGCGGTCTCCCGAAGGCCAAGGTGTCTGCATCGCGAGCAAGCTTTGCTCCCACGGATGAATCAACCAGCCTTGGCCGGCCCGCGTAATGCCGCAATGTCCCGCTTGGGCGGCACGCCAAACAAGCGGGCATATTCGCGACTGAACTGGGACGGGCTTTCATAACCCACCTTGAAGGCGGCACTCGCCACATCCACGTGCTCGGCACCGCTCTGTGGGAGCAAGGCTTGCCCGCGATGAAGCTGACGCGGTCTCCCGAAGGCCAAGGTAACGGCATCGCGAGCAAGCTTTGCTCCCACGGATGAATCAACCAGCCTTGGCCGGCCCGCGCAATGCCGCAATGTCCCGCTTGGGCGGCA encodes:
- a CDS encoding YhfG family protein encodes the protein MGNVSLETKKAYAARTRRSNYAASLRLEGFKTTFADGERKMPTREEVLKAFTQTRT
- a CDS encoding metal-sensing transcriptional repressor yields the protein MTEHDHEHPHQSHAAIIKRLKRADGHLRSIITMIEEGRECVDIAQQLHAVEKAVCQAKRTLIQDHIDHCLEDTVSSLHKGERAPLEAFKQITKYL
- a CDS encoding nickel/cobalt efflux transporter; translated protein: MPNFAELLQQGGTHAWLYFPSAILLGALHGLEPGHSKTMMAAFIVAIRGSVKQAVLLGLAATLSHTAVVWLVAIGGMYLGQGLDAETSEPYFQLASAALIIAIALWMLWRTWRGEQMFRFAQSHEHHHHDHDHHHHEHDHGHPEPKGLVLSLEGYQDAHEQAHANDIRKRFTHREVSTGQIIMFGLTGGLIPCPAAITVLLLCLQVKEVALGGLLVLCFSIGLAMTLVTVGAAAAIGARQASNRWPWLGTVARRAPYLSSVLIIGVGLYVGFHGWIGLSA